The sequence AGCTGCTAGGTCCAAAGAGATGGTTATTCTTGATAAAATTCCTGGTCGGCTCATCTAGCGGTATGCTGGCCGGATATTTACAAACGTTCTCAAAACAACTATTATAGCCCAGTACATTCAGTAATTGAATTTAGTATACAGAGTCATAAATCATTGGGTCTACAAACAGCTGTGatagctttgaaaaaaatcgcgtGTTTTGATTGCTTTGCAGATGAAAGACATTTGCATACCCAGTGatgtcatattttgtctgaGAATGGCGTTTACCGTTGGGATCAGCGAAGTTAGTAACTTTAACTTTTGCATGACAACTTCAACAACGAATACACATTTAAGCTTTTTCATGTTATCTGCTTTAATGATGCCAATGGTTTCAAGAATTGTGTTAATAAAATGTATCCTAATGTTATCTGATGCAATATTTTGACTATCTCACTGTTGGTCTTCGAGTATAACTTAGACTAAGCTCTTCCAGGCTGCTGATCCACTGTCATTTACCTGAAATACTTTATACTTCTAGAgagcaatgaaaaaaaacaaaaaaaaacaatccgCTTAAAGTGCAATTATTTGCATTataatgtatttgttttgtatttcacTTTCGGTCAGATGTTACTGCTTGTCACGGTTTCTTTGCCCTGTGACGACATCTAGCGCTATCGTGGAGAAGTGTCGGGCATGTGACAAAATATTATTACCAATCTAGCAGCTACAGCAATCGAAAGTACAGTCCATATCGTTATTAACAAAAAATCCAGCCCAATTGTCTTTAAATTGTATTCGAGATTGACAAAAACCTACATATTAAGTAAAATTAAAGTCCTTCCAACGCCTTTTTAAATCCCTTGATCCATACAACCCATTTCACTCGCAAGGAGGGTGTGTTAAGCTTCAATACTCTTTCTCAGAAGAGCTCAGTTCTAAGAGATATCAGTATGAATCATTGTTCAATTTGTACAAGCAACCTCCCGAATCGAAAGTAAACACTTTAACAACTAGGCCATTGTACTAGTTCTAGACACCCAATAGTACAAAATCATTTGTAAGTAAGAAATGCACTAACAGCAACCCTCAGTTCCCCAATTTTATACATGTTTCTACTATGTAACTAAGCAGCAGTAATGTACAACGCTTTGCCTTACGTTGTAAAtgttacaattgttgagcaataaaattTGTCTTGACTTAATTTGACTACCATGTTGACGCTAACTGAAATATCCTATAACAATTACTGATGAAATTAAACAAATAACTATCTCAGGGTTATATACTGCTGCTTGCTTACACAAGTAGTCCATCTTATACTAATCAATACAATAAAACCATCATTAAATTACTGCTACAGGAAATCGTTCCTTACCAATAAAAGTATTGGAATTGGAATGGAAATCTCAATTACAGGGCGCAGAAATATGTCTTCACTTGTCCTTTTTAGCTTTCTTGGTCAGCTGGTCCCAGTCTGGCCAAAAGCGGTCCTTGATGCGGTTGCAGTAGGCCAGCAGGTTGGGATAGTTCACAGTGACAATCCTGTGTAGGTAGGAGCCAGGCGTGGTCCAAACTATCTCCGACAGCTGACCGAACACTGCTGCGTCCACCTCAGTAGGCTCATCTCCCATCAGATAAGGTTTAGCTCCTGGAGAAGagcaacaaaaacatgttgaatCTCACCCGTTCTCAAATTGGCTAATAGTTCAGAACCGTGACAAGTTATCTGTGATTCAAGGCAGATCATTCAAAAGTTTCAACACATTTTTACCCAGAAAACTTGAGATAGCCTTGAGATCTTTCTCCATGATGCCTTCAATTTCTTCCTTGGAGTGTCGACCGATGCCGTGTCCCCTCATCATCTGCCTGATCTCGCGCTGGCCAACTGACCTCACGAGGAACATGACAGTCCATGGCAGCTCAAACAGGTCATGTAACTTGCCATAGTTATCCATGTACCTGCTTTGGACCAGACCCCTGCTCAACAATAACGCGTGGGTtaaaaggccctgtcacacttgtgcgtatatacaagtccgcatgagttgcgtgttTGTGTTGCGTTTTTGGTTTTGggtaagtttgcagccgaataagtgatttctttgaTTCGACCACTAGGCTGTataacggtgggtcaaagtagaaagcaactttttccccgcaatCCTTACTAAAACCAAAAGAAATGTAAATGCGCAACTCGCGcgcccttgaatatacgcacaagtgtgacagggcccaaCGATATGCAATGTTTGACAAATATTTGAGGTTGtcttattatcatcatcatctagtcGTGACGACCTCACGCGTAGGTGATCATCTTTTATACAGGCGCTAGGCAGCATTTAAAGTTTCAGTGATATATAATTAGTCTAAACTGTGTCCGCATCACTTAATGTACAGTTTTTCAGCACTTACAGTACAAAACTGATATGTTGTGCGTTAAGACGGTTTGCCTGTTATGTGAAACAATTTAACGcccgccccctccccccaaaaaggGTGACCTATCGAGATTATATACATCAGTTATCACAGCCTCCCTCGTAATTTATTTAACAACATATGCTCGCCTTTAAATGACAGTTATTGAATCACTTGCATAACAAGTTTAGAGTGGTCTACGCTACTGACGctccatttacatgtacatctgtaatTGTTCCACCTGCATAGCCACAAGGCGACGATGAATAATGCCCTGATTTTCTTTCATTATATTGTTTTACTATTCTGGACATATTTTATAAattatatgtttattttttgCACTGTAAATGGTACTTATGATTTGTATATCTGTCTTGTATCTTGTTTCATTAAAGGGGAGACAACTAGCAGAGATGAGAGATCACCCTCCATTTTGTAATTTAAGGAGcttaatagataaatagataaatgaataaataaataaaaaacctGGTAACAAGTACGCACCAGTACGTGCTCTCCTCCACCATCTTAGTGAATGCCCTGCTGACAGCCTTGTCTGCATCACTCAGGGGCTGGTTCAGGTCCACGCCTTTCTCCCTGTTCAGGAACTCTATGATGAGACCAGAGTCTCCCATGGCTTTACCGTTGTACTCTATCCACGGGATTTTCCCCTGTGGATTAAAAGTTTTAGAAGTCAATTTCGACTCAACATTTAATCTAAAAGATCAGAACTATCATAGTTGGTCACAAAAAAATTGATTACCACTCACACCAGACATAATTTCAAAGTGACTTTAGACGatgatttacatttgtcctaaaCTTAATTACTTTCCAGCAATATATATCTATGCCACTTTTCTTTGAATCTATATTGCATTGACAGAACAGAACGGTGCTTGACCATGGATGTATGGTCATCGATgtactagcctgactaaatcacactCCTACTCGCCCGCCCGACTGACTGAGAATACACAATATACTGTTAGGAGGGGTTCATTTACGTTTTGgatcttttgttgtcttttatataatacattttatttccaagtgtctatttaacagtgacgaaagaaccgaattatttaaacaagttaccacgaagtgcccctacttttacacactcacggatgaacaaaaagctacctttctcttgaaatcacagaacccacaaatactagaaaaagtggaaAAGAAGTCTTCTactgcttccgaaaaagaagtcaaacccagctagtttagatatagccaacaattgtatttagtaccagtagcctattgttacaacaaagtcagacacagtttactgacgcatgtatgtttttctttatgtttttaccatgtatttgcaattagcccacgggcatgaacttgcaataaacttcttcagTTATAataattttcgttcccacaagctgcccggccgggacccggaCCGGGAAATTGAGCTGAAGCATAAGGTGGCAAAACATCCCCTTACAACAAGAGATGTTTAACGCGAGCTACAGTTGTATGGCTGTAaatcttaagcccctgtcacacttgtgcgtatatacaatcCTGCATGGTAAAGTTTGCAGCAAAAGAAGTATTTTTCtgggtttgataactagactgctcaacggtgggtcaaagtagaaaacaacttcctccccgcaaaatttacttaaaccaaaaaaagttactgcGGAGCTCATgacaatgcgcaactcacacgcaacggctatacgcacaagtgtgacaggggctttacaagACGTGTACGCTCACACCTTTGGACCTTGCGAACTCCACACATACACGGGTTGGTATGGAATGTCAGCCATGCGTAGATATGTCTCCAGCTTCAAACTAAACGGAGATATACATGGGATTGCCTCCACGGATGGAGGTCCATAGACGTAAACCTTTCCTGGGGAAGAAAAGGGAATTTAAAAGTCAACACATGGATCTCATGTAAAATGATTGTCATAACCTAAGTCTTTATTTTGAAGATGGTGAAGGGGTGTGGGAATTTTCACGGGCGGGCCAAATATTCTAGAGGGCCGTGAGAATCGGTCTGGCCTTTTGAAAATCGCAGTAGCGTTCCATAAACCACTTCTAAAACATGTGTAACTGCAATGTTATATAAGAGATATGTGCGAGTTACTAAGGCTGATTGTCAAATCGCTCAAAGTTTGAAGATGATGAGGTGGACCACTTTTCGCGGGCGGACTAAATATTCTAGGGCCGTGGGAATCGGTCTGCCTTCTGAAAATCAAAGACAAAGTATCGTTCCACAAACCACTTCTAAAACATGTCTCATCATGAACAGTTGAAGGGCCGTGAGAATTGCAGCACCGTTCCGCAACCATTTCTGAAATATATTGATAACGATCGTCCGACGGGCCAAACTTGTTAACGAAAGCGGCCCGAACGCCCGCCGGGCTTCCACGTGACCTCCATggggcagcgtgaaggaaacgtttaactagagttaagtacaTATACTTTAGGTTTGCTATGTTTATTCAATGATTACGgagtctttttataaatatgaattgatattgagttttcctttttatttgagttgaatgtgtgatagttgtgtgctgatttgttaaaaaaagagaacTTTGAATTTTCCtcagaacatctgcttggaaactagcaagaaaaaacaCCCCTTCCTCCATACAGTCaaacccaacattagcgacccaAAAatacacccctcccaatgaaatggtcacatccaacaagGCGGCACCCATCGtaacaagcaaaaacagaacaggcgttgctatcgcaaacctgtaactatcgcaaacctgtaacaacaacatggcgaccctgtgacgtcacaattcatcACAATttaagatggcggccaccgtACAAGCCAACGGgttcaacaaaggttttgcatcGCATACCTTTaggcaaacctgtaaatatgaCCATTGTCCTTGGAGCGATACCCCCTACGGGCAACCGCGCAATTGTGATCCTTGCATAACATAACATCGCGCTACGTAACGTAATTCAACAGTAGCCTTACCTGGCGTAACCCCTGCTCCAGTTTTGGTCTGCCCACTGCCGAAGGTCCGCAGCACCGCATTGATAAATACCATGGTTCCACTCTGCCTTCCGAACAAGGTCCACAGCACCGTCGCGACTAACAGCACAGAGACGCCGACCAGGACACAAGCCTGACCATAAGAGGGTTGGGTGGGGTCCGTGAACAACAGCAGGACTAAAGTCTGGAGATTCTCATACAAAGCAGCTAGAGATCCTAGTGACCCGGACATCTTTAAAAGGCCCTGCAGTATGTTATTAGTCTGAATTACTTCTAAAAAGTGCTAAAAGTACGATGGCAGCGCAGGTTCTGTCAGAACCAGGCAAATGTCTCTACGTCCCCTCCGGTTCTTACACCTTTAACCCTATGTACACATCGAAGGAAACTGTCAATCATTCACTGTTATAAAAATAGACACCTAAACTAGGTCAGCCTATCAGAGACCGGTAGATACGTTTttgatagtactgtaaatgcagaaatgctcgcggtggttttatgttcgcggttctcGCGGCGAtgtttcagcgcgaacttaaaaccaccgcgaacgtttttgtccgatactgtagccGTATGggactgtagcgctgccgcaaacttaaaaccaccgcaaacactccattttcgccataGCGCTAAATAAAAatcacgcgaacttaaatgcatttacagtatttcacacAGTCTTTGGTGTCAGGTCCGTTCCTTTGTTTTATTCTTGGTTCATCGGAATGTTTTGAACGATTTCGTCACATCGCGTCACATCATATTTTACCTGTGGGTTTTTTGACGTCCTCG comes from Branchiostoma lanceolatum isolate klBraLanc5 chromosome 2, klBraLanc5.hap2, whole genome shotgun sequence and encodes:
- the LOC136426683 gene encoding failed axon connections homolog — protein: MGDSGLIIEFLNREKGVDLNQPLSDADKAVSRAFTKMVEESTYWGLVQSRYMDNYGKLHDLFELPWTVMFLVRSVGQREIRQMMRGHGIGRHSKEEIEGIMEKDLKAISSFLGAKPYLMGDEPTEVDAAVFGQLSEIVWTTPGSYLHRIVTVNYPNLLAYCNRIKDRFWPDWDQLTKKAKKDK